In one Dreissena polymorpha isolate Duluth1 chromosome 7, UMN_Dpol_1.0, whole genome shotgun sequence genomic region, the following are encoded:
- the LOC127837728 gene encoding uncharacterized protein LOC127837728, which translates to MLYAVENGKVNEWKGRQMKDIVVEDLPLPIEDEDGHQEESMSTADSEEPGSLTHDRREPSEEPASLTHDRREPSEEPASLTHESMSTAASEGPASLTHDEMRQPNPQGTGTRKGMKRKWASEENICFMNFFRDELREKIMPSGSKIMGSLKILTGRTVAQIRARVHNIIMKKQKWKKNC; encoded by the exons ATGTTGTATGCTGTTGAAAATGGTAAAGTCAATGAGTGGAAGGGAAGGCAGATGAAGGACATAGTAGTAGAAG atttacctcttccaattgaagacgaagatggccatcaagaag agtccatgtcaactgctgacagtgaagagccaggcagtctgacccatgataggagggagccaagtgaagagccagccagtctgacccatgataggagggagccaagtgaagagccagccagtctgacccatg agtccatgtcaactgctgccagtgaagggccagccagtctgacccatgatgaaatgaggcagccaaatcctcaag ggacagggacaagaaaaggaatgaaacgaaagtgggccagcgaagagaacatatgtttcatgaacttttttagagatgaattaagagaaaaaataatgccatctggctcaaaaataatggggtccctaaaaatacttaccggaagaacagtggcccagataagggcaagggtccataacattattatgaaaaaacaaaaatggaaaaagaattgttga